The genomic stretch AGGATTTTGATAACTGATCAAAAACTTGGATCATTTGCAGAATGCTTATAAGGAAGCTCCAACTCGCACTCCTTGGGAGTACGGGAGTCGGAGCTGGCCATAGTCAAATGACCCATACGGCCATAACTGAAAACACGGCGAACTATAAAGGGTTCAATTTAAGCCTTCTTGGCAAGAGCATTACTAGAGAAAGCTATTAATAGGCCACTCTCAAGCAACACAATTAAGTAGCAGGAGCATGATAATCCAAACAATTAAAGGTACTGTTACTAGATTGATGAGGGACAAAATAGACGTGTCCTTGAATGGATTACTCGTAAACAGTTTCGCCATCAATGTCCTGTGACGCTGATAAGCTCTCTTGGGGTTTAAATGACATCGTCAAAGACAGTGGCTTTCACAAACAATAGGAATCTGGTATCCACCTTTCATTAACCACTCCAAAGACAAGCATGCTTACATTGACACCAACAACATATGAAAGAAATTCAATAATCAAACTGGTAAAGTATCAAGTAACTAAACTACCCACAAACACATGTCACAAATCGAAAAATCAACATACAGATGTCAGCTAGCTTAGCTCATACTCATGATCGGGTTCAAAACCCGTCAATAACAAAACTACCTCTCCTCTATGGCTCCATTTCTACACCAAAAATCAACTAATTCAATTACCTTGCAAATCAAATTCACCTTCAAGACAACAACAAATGATGATTATTAAAACTAACCCTCTTGACAAACTTTCACCTGTCTTCTAAGCACCTCATTCTCCTTCCTCAACTTCATCATCTTCTGTTTCATCATCTCCAGCTGTTTATCAGAAGTCCAAACATGATTATCACTCATTTTCGTCCTCGTAACCAGCAACTCCTTCTCCAAATCCCTAACCTTCTTACTCATTTCCCCCTTTTCTTGCTGTTCAACATAAACACAGTCCTTCAAATCTTCAACTTCTTCCTTCCACTTCACCTCCACTTCCTTCAATTTTTTTCGCGTCGTTATCAATTCATGATGCAGCTGATATATCGTCGCTTCGTCTTCTCTCTTTTGCCCCGAAATCTCCTCAATTTTCGCGCCCAAATCCCTAACCTTCTTCTCGTAcattttcttcatcatttccataGCATTCCGATTATCTTCGTCTTTTTTCAACAATCCGTCGTTCAATCTCTTCAATTCCTCTCTCTTTTGCTTCAAAATCTCCCCAATTTCCACCTCCAAATCCCTAACTTTCTCTTCGTTGATTCTCTTCATCGATTCAACAGCATTCCGATGATCTTCCTCTTTCCTGAGCAATTCTTCGTTCAATCTCGTCAATTCCTCTTTCGAACTACTGGAATCACCGCGGTTTTGAATTTCACTGAGCAGATTATTTAGGGTTTCGAGGTGAAGATTCTTCAATCGTTGATTTTCTTGCTTGAGAGTGGAGCATGTGAGCTCGATCGATTGGCGATTACTGATTTCGGCATTGTAATTTGATTTTAGGGTTTCGATTCGGTGAAATCCGTTGATGAAATCGTCGGAAATTTGATCGGCAAGTGTCAGAAGTTTCTCCATTTCTTCGTCGCTTGTTCCCGCCATTTTCCCCTTCTTTTGGTTCTGTTAGTACGTAGAACTGTAGGAATATTTGCCTTACTTTGTACAAAAAATCGTAGGAGTGCCGGCTGCCGAGAAGGGCAGAATATggatcgggtatttgatccaaaatgctagttcggatcagatatccatattaaaaatcctgaagttagatattcaatatccaaaccaaatgtgtcggatatccaatgttcgggtatccaaaataatcggatcggatgcggataccCATCGGATATtcatacttttgaatttactttaaaattaagtttgaaacacgattatattcatagtcttacatgatgattttctttagtattcttatttcaatgttctcgacataaaatttaagtaccacctagatatttctctaatattttgaatattaattaagttgttctatcaaatactccctcctattctaaataactatcccatttgccattttcgtctattcacataactgtcccatttgtcaTATTTGGACATGGTTTTTTTACTTTTCTACCCTTAGCTCTTTCCTTTAtttaccaccacaaccacccataacccatcatattcaatatttttcattatttaactcataaATTCTTACCCTtatacaataattttcattattttaactatattccttaattttcgtgccattgtccaaatgggacacttattcggaataggagggagtaagattttatttctcgaaattatactagaaaactatagtttcggatcggatatccaaatgttttaattctaatatccatatccaaaccaaaaccaaagatttcggatcagatatcctaaccaaacttaactttcggatcggatatccaaaaattcggaTCAGATTCGGATCGaatatcggatcagtttggataattgaattttttgctcagccctactgCCGAGTACTTGCCAATTAAATATTAATTAGTCTTTTAAGTGTAAACTATTGTTTTGGGAACGCTATATATAAACACAAAAACggttttataatattttataGTACCCACTACCCAGTGACTGTAGGAGTATTTTGCCTTTATAGTTTGTACCAAGAAAAAATCGTAGGAGTGCcgactagggatggcaatgggtagggtctgggtagggtccgcctagacccggacccgacccgagatttttcctttggacccgtacccgacccagacccgcaagggtctaaaatttgaggacccatacccggaccctattgGTAAGGGTAGGGTCTCGGGTCTACCCATGGTCGAGTTTAAGCCACCACTTTAATAACAAGATTAATagctatggggtctataatattaaaaaaaaaaaaaatcatactactttaacattatgagtttattaatctgccgttaatggtggttgtcggttgccggctattagagaggtggttgccagCTGCGTgcgtatcagtgctgtggtggtggttttcttgtgtcaatGGTGGAGTgatggtattgtcagaagagtttggttgggttttatcactttatgggatgagggaagagaaagagactttagttgggtttctacagtctgtcagtatgaattcagaaaagttgtaattttgattttttttctttaataaagggtctaagggtcgggtatgggtctcataacttagacccggacccgaaatattttcttaagacccatacccgacccatacccattgggtctgaaaaaatgagacccatacccgacccgttagggtccgaccctcagggtctgggtcgggtccccgacccactgccatccctagtgCCGACTACTTGCCAATATTTGTCTCAAGTGTCCAATTTTCTATGctgttccttttcttttttttttttttcatgtagtTGATTT from Silene latifolia isolate original U9 population chromosome 2, ASM4854445v1, whole genome shotgun sequence encodes the following:
- the LOC141630677 gene encoding protein At-4/1-like is translated as MAGTSDEEMEKLLTLADQISDDFINGFHRIETLKSNYNAEISNRQSIELTCSTLKQENQRLKNLHLETLNNLLSEIQNRGDSSSSKEELTRLNEELLRKEEDHRNAVESMKRINEEKVRDLEVEIGEILKQKREELKRLNDGLLKKDEDNRNAMEMMKKMYEKKVRDLGAKIEEISGQKREDEATIYQLHHELITTRKKLKEVEVKWKEEVEDLKDCVYVEQQEKGEMSKKVRDLEKELLVTRTKMSDNHVWTSDKQLEMMKQKMMKLRKENEVLRRQVKVCQEG